The genomic region CCCCCAAACAGCCGTCCAATCCTAGCCTTCTTCGCCGGCGGCGAGCATGGGTTTGTAAGAAAAATACTATTCAAATATTGGAAGGAGAAAGACGATGATGTTCGCGTGTATGAATACCTTCCCAAGACCCTAAACTACACTCAGCTAATGGGTCAAACTAAGTTCTGCCTGTGCCCCAGCGGATACGAAGTTGCAAGTCCCAGGGTGGTTGAGTCCATACATTCCGGCTGCGTTCCGGTGATAATTTCGGACAACTACGTACTACCCTTCAGCGATGTTCTAGATTGGAGGAAATTTTCCGTTCACGTTCCGATCGCCAAAATCCCCGAAATCAAAACAATTCTGCAAGGAATCCCTGTCGATGAATACCTGAGAAAACAAAGGAGAGTGCTCCGAGTGCAACGACATTTTGTGCTGAATCGGCCTGCCAAACCCTATGATATAATGCACATGGTGATGCATTCGGTGTGGCTCAGGAGGCTTAATCGAGGGTTGTCACTACAATGAATATTGTTTTGTGCACGCATGTAACAAATTAATGTATACGTGATTCCATATATATGCAGTTCATCTAATAATCTTACAAACTCTCTTATTAAACTcgaaataaacaaaatagagatattttatgtatcacgatataatgaaataaattttgataatgtttgtattttttttttaaagttcaaatgcaatttatttttgacatgTGTTTTATATAATAGAACTTAATATTAAAACTCCatttaaatattgtatttttgtataattcatttaaaataattaaaattcattGTATTCCGATTAAAAGTGTTCATGGATCAAGTTGAACTCAATTGTACTTTTAAGAGTTAAACTTGAATTCAATCCAcctatttaaatttaatatattaataaatattttaaaattaaaattaaataaaaatattaattattaatatagtAATATCTCGAATCAATTCGGATTCAactcttaaaaaattatatccaAATTCGGCCAGTGGACAGGTCTATTCTGAATCCGGACATGAGTAAAATCCGGAAGGAAGGAAAAGGTAACGTAAATTTGGCAATAGTTTTTTACCGGTCCAATTTTGGAGGGAAAATACTAACCAAGTTTAATTAGCCTCGTTATTTAATCAACATTTCatgggcaaaagtgtaattttatAACACAGTCACACACTCCCCTCCAGTGCTAAATCTAACGGAGTATTTAAGACAGGAAAATGAAGCCAGCCAAACCATCTCTTCTCAGTTCACTTTGCAAGAAACCGTCGTTTTCCCTCGCTTTCTCCTTTCACAATTTTCTCGAGAAAAAGGAATCACACTGGCCAAATGCACTGTTTTTCCTCATTCAAATTAAAGTAAGAGCTTAATTTCCCTAGATGGAGAGTTGCTATCGATATTCAGTGGCCGTTTTCTCTTGGCTATGTGTTTTCTCGATCCTCGTGGTTTTCTTTATCTCTGCTCAATTCAACTCCTTCGTGAGCTTCTCTGCTTCGAAGCTTGAATCACCAGAACCGAAACTTGAGTTGCAGAAAATCGTTTCTACTCCTGGTCAAATCAGAGCCGTTAGTTTCAGCGAATCAACTGATCATCAGCACATCAACCGACCTAGAAACACCACCGTCATAGtaaaactctctctctctctctgtgtaACAGATtgagaaataattaaaaccgTTATTTAATACCGTGAATCTTTAAGGATACGATCATATTTTTTACCTTatgttttgcttttctttccatttttaatttcgatattgttctgatttttctcttcttttttcttttaccatAAATGCTGATCAATGCGATTCATTGTATATTGCTAGTTccagagaaaaaggaagaaaccGAGTAGAGAACAAGTGTTAGAGCAAGGACTAGCTAGAGCTCGAGCTTCGATTCGCTCTGCGGCTACAGCTCGAAACGTCACGGTAACTTTCGAGAACGACGATGACGTTCCCGTCGGCGATGTCTATCGTAACCCAAGCGCGTTTTATGAGTAAGAACTAACTAATTTCTTCGTTTCTTTAAGcataaaaaaatggaaaatggaaatAGAAAAGGAATCAATCAATTAGTGCTAcgtaattattatttaaagttttaaaaggAGGTTTGGAACTGCTTTTCTTCTAAGGTATTTAGCAAACTACAGAGAGAGATATAGACATATTTCGGCCAGCTTTATTTCTGTGTAATGGAAAGGATTggagagattttgattttgagaagTTGTTTTCTTCTGACTGAAGATAAAGGGGGGCACTGAAAATGAATTGAACAATTGCGCACTCGCAATGCACTCATTTCTCCCTCACAGTTCGCACTCAACACCGTATTATCATAGCCACTGAAAAAGCGGCGCTTCCACTTATCGAGTAGTAAGATGGACGGTTTATTTTAAGCACTGTTCAGTGTTGACGTTCTTTTTTTGCTGAATGGGGTACTTACTCTTGAGGTAAATAGACCAAAATAGTCCTTACCCTTTGACAAAGATAGCTGCTAGTCCaagaataaaaattctctAGTGGATCCACTTAAGTGTCTCGTTTagtctttttcttcatatataaTATTACGTTACAGGTTCAGTCTTATAATATCAACTAAAATCTTTTCAACTCAACCTTAAATCTTAATTACAGAAACAAATAATCTAGTAGTAAGGATGACTTACTTAAGACTTGGctcaaaattattaaaaggaTATCAAATAAGGTTAGaaaatgtgtgtgtgtgtgtgttggTGTTGGTGTTGGTGGGATATGCAGAGTAATAATGTGAAATGACTTAGAGCTGGGTTTAAAAGCGATGGGGTTGAGACGGTGGTCcaataaaaccaaaaaaactCAATTTACTTGTTGAAATTATTACTCCACATGTGAGAATAACATACACTAGAGTGCTTTGGTGTCGTTATTGATAGTTAAGTGGGTGCAAAGACGACGTGGAGAAGCCTCAAAATGCTCTTAAATCAATCATATTATACTAGTTGAAGTCATTGAACGAGTGAGATTTCACATAAAAATCTTATGTTGTCTTTAATcagtcattttatttttctaagtatATACTCATTAAGCTCAAGACCTAGAATTACTAGCATTTCATTATGCATTTCGATGTTTATGCAACAtcttgatgatgatattgatagTGTTCTTAGACTATTCTAGGATACAATAATCAGTTGTTAATTCTCGGCAAAGGGTgcccaaatcacttgaaattacACTTGACACCAATTTTATGTTCAATCATTACAGTAGCTATGTGGAGATGGAGAGGAGATTCAAAGTCTACGTGTACACAGAAGGGGAACTGCCGATAGTCCACGATGGGCCATGCAAGGAAATATACACGATAGAAGGAAGATTCATACACGAGATGGAGCACGGGGCTAAGAGGTTCCGGACAAACGATCCTGGACATGCTCACGTTTACTTCATGCCCTTCAGCGTGACCTGGATGGTCAAGTATATTTACAAGCCGCTGAGTTACAACGTTAGTCCTCTTAAGCAATTTGTTTCTGATTACGTCAAAGTGGTATCCACCAAGTACCCATTTTGGAATCGAACTCATGGCGCTGATCACTTCATGCTTGCCTGTCATGATTGGGTGAGTTTCTCTTTCCCCCaacttttccttctttttcttcttatctttctcttttcccaTCAACCTCTTGGCTTTACCTCTTTGTTTCGCTTTGAGTAAGTGGCTAAATAATGCCATTTCCACCTCAATGTTAATGATCAAGTAATTgagttgaaaataaaatggaaatgttaatttgaacttcatttttctttgctttttattGCAGGGCCCTCATGCTTCACAAGGCAACTCACACCTCTACACAAATTCCATTCGGGTCTTGTGCAATGCCAACACGTCCGAAGGCTTCAACCCACAAAAGGACGTAAGCCTTCCCGAAATCCACCTAAACGGTGGCTTCTTATCCCCCAAACTCCTCCACCCACCTCTCCCCAACGCTTCTCGACCCCATCTCTCTTTCTTCGCAGGCGGACTTCACGGCCCAATCCGCCCATTCCTCCTCCAACATTGGAAAGGCCGCGACGATGAGATGCAGGTTTTCGAATACCTCCCGAAAGACAAAGACTATTACTCATACATGCTCCAATCCAAGTTTTGCTTATGTCCAAGCGGGTATGAAGTTGCCAGCCCGAGGATCGTCGAGGCTATATACTCCGAATGCGTACCGGTGATCCTGTCGGAGCACTATGTTTTGCCGTTCAGCGATGTGTTGCGGTGGGAGGCTTTCTCGGTACAGGTGGAGACGACGGTGATTCCCAGATTGAAGGAGATTTTGTTGGGAATTCCAGAAGAGAAATATCGGAAACTTCAGGAAGGTGTGAGGGCTGTGCGGAGACATTTCATGTTGAACCAACCTTCCAAGAGATTTGATATGTTCCACATGATACTGCATTCTATATGGCTTAGGAGAATTAATGCAAGACTAGGATAGATCTCATggttattttcataatattataTACGTTAaaatccaacaaaaaaaaagaaaaacatgttCATATGGTTTGTTATAGGAAGAAAATATACGAGATTAATTatgttttgtctttttttgGGTCCTCTAACCTCGTGTAATgcttaaagaaaaatctttaatatttatttatttatgaataaaaattcatatttataattaacatATTACGTTGGTTACGAGTTaactcaaattaaaaatacaaaattaagGAGATTAGATAGAGTAAAACTAATGCTATTTTTAAGAACATTAATTCTTGTCTTTCATTTTGTTATcttttaatcataaaaatatcaataaaattaaattatctgCATGCTATGTTGAAAGAAGTGATTATATAAAGTGCAAGGATTGAACCTCAAGCAAACATACATTATCACTTGCCATTACATAggattatgatttttttttcttttttttttttaaggtaaATGGTTTCTGATTGGGTTGATCCAATCGAAAGGTCCGGCCCCATGATCAGCCCATTTATACTGTACGGAACAGGCTGGTACAAAAATCTGGCCCTTCTACATGGCCATGTACTCCAAAATATCTCAAATGTCATGCAAAACaaacccaaaaataaaattttttttatataagagTAAAGTTAATACAAGAAATTTACTAAATGTataaatgtaaaattatataaaaaaataccaaatagAATATCAACTAGAgacagaattttttttaaagagaatattcatttaatttacTACGTACAAGCCTAGaataaaagaattcaaaacATGGAAATatgtgtattttttttttatatacaaaACCACCGTTTTCCAAAGAAACAGTCCAATTTGCATATACATGGCTATACAAATTTGTTGAATCCTTTTACTTCATTTACATTCCTAGCTAGGAGTGTAAGAATGAGCCtgtctttgttttctttgtttaactgCCTACGTATATTTACAAGGGTTTTTCACTTGATAGGAATAAAGTTGTGAGAGAAGCGTTCGATTTGAGACTTGAGAACGTCTCCAAGAGAGAACAGGCCAGGTGATGGCCTCGGGGAGGAGGACGAAGAAGCTCGCGGTCGTCTGATGGTATCATTCTTCACTTCAAGGTCTATCACGTCCATCTCTTTCTTCACTGACTCCACGAAGTCCATGTCGACGTCGACCTCGTTCCCCGATATGTCTCTCACGTAGAAAGCGTTCACTGCTTTTTCTCCTTGGGTTTCTACATCTGCTCTAACCACTGTGAGACCGTTCTCCCTCAGAAGCCGAGTTATATCCGACAGAAGCCCTACCCTGTTCTCTGCACTCAGCTCGACTCGAACTCCCTGCCATGATGCAACAGATTGGTGAGGAGAAATGGTAGAGAGTGAAACgtttggtttggtttggtttgTTTTTCAGTGACAGCTTTACCTCGCAAACCCGGCGTTCTATAGCTGCTTCCAAGCATTTTATAACTCTATCTTTTTCGCCCTCTGTACTCAAAGCATATCCGTCTACATGTCTTATGAAGTATTCCTGAATTTCCATAACAAATAAGTATAAAAGAAGGAACAAACATAAATGGAAATTGAGTGGTAGATACAAACCTGGAATGATCTACCTTCACGAGAAGTAATGGAAGCATGGAAGATCACGTATTCCATATCAATAAGCGTACACACCGTGTCGAACATGAGCCTTGGCCTGTCTTTACATTCTATGCTCACGATGGAGTACCATTTCTCGTGACAATTCTCAATGGAGACCACGGTCTTTCTTCCCTCTTCGTCACCGTCTGACCCTGGTGGCGGTGGTGATGTGCTCATTGGCTCAAACGGGGGCCCGTCGAAGTCCCCAACTGAAAGCATAAGCTGATGTAACCTGCGTTCCACATCAGCCATGTTGGTGCCTTCGACGAACTCAGCAGTCTTCACTTCTTGTGGGCTGGTCGTGTCGAACCCACTTTGTATTGGTGTAGTGGTGGCTCGAAGCACGGTGGTGAGGTGGTCCTCGATGGTGGCAAGGCGGTGGGGATCATAGATTGGGGTGTCAGTGGACTGATCGGAGATGTAAGCTACGCAAGCCAAACGAGCATTGTGGCTCCACGCATGTGCCTCCACAACGTTACAGTGGAGGTCAGCTAGGGCAGCCGATATCTCGGAAAAAAGACCTGGCCGATCTGTTCCACTCATTTCTATAGCGGTGTGCTCACTTGGTTGCTCGGAGTTGAAAACGTCATTGCTGCAGGCCTTGGCCTTGACAGTGTTTTCGCTTTCCCTAACTGTACCTAAGGCCTGAAgtcatcaaattaaattttcatgtgaATCCCTCCATTATGGAAATAGGTTCAGAATTTGCAGGCATTGGAACCCAACAATATTCACCTGCTGGATATAGTTAATCACATTCTGATCTTTAAGTTTGTTTCCGTGCTCATCTTTAACATGAAATACtgcaaacaaaagaaagaaacaatcAGCCCCCATGTCAGAAAGTTGAAACACAATGAGATTCAATGAAAATTAAGTGGTTTACCATCCATGAACCAGCCAGCGTCAGAGGAAATGTAGCTCTTTAAGATGGTGAGGTTCATGTTTGTCAACACTTGCACCACTTCCAGGAGGATGCCTTGCTTGTTCACGCTATCTACCTGCGCCATGATCagaaaaatcattaattcTTGTTAACTTTATCCCACCGTATAGCTAGGAACTCGCTTTTTGTTCGCCGTTACCTTGATCACGGTGCAATCCTCCATGCTTTCGTTGTCAATGCAAACTCTACAGCTGCAAAGGGAGAGCGAAGGTATAGGGTTCATCAGAGGGACATGAAGTTTTCCAATAACGATCACAGGAGGGGATactttaatcattttaaaatgcTTAAAAGGATTACTTACGGGGGACCATATATCCTCTCTGGGAGATTATCAAATTCAGGATCAAAGTAAGGCCAACAAACCTTCATCATGCTGCAAATTAcattgaaaatcatcaaaaaccAATACAATCTTGAAATTACTTCCATTCGGGATCATCTTTGTGCATTGTATACCATTCAACAAGCTTTGAAATGGATCgaatattgatatatatatcatatcttaatatacataaaaacaagaagaagagcAGAACAGCTTACACAGATGTAACAATGTAGTGGGGGAAAACGAAAACCCAAGCTGATAACCAACCCAGCAATGCCcagaagagagagaaggaatCAAGATGATGtcagtctctctctctctctctctctctctctcttttgaagaagaagaggaaacaAGAATACcaacagaaaagaaaacaggTTTGGTgtcacaaataaatgggaggAGAAATACAggtaagagagaaaagaggagGTATAGCGGGGGAGATGAGTGTTTGATTGCTGTTTCTTAGGTTTGTGTGATTGGGAGTACGATTAGCTTAAATAGAATGTCAAAACTTAAAACCGTGTGGAGGAGATTGCTTTGAAGACTAGTTTGTGTTCAGAGGGACACGTACCAAAAGTCAAATACATTTATCGGCCACGTTTTgctttcattttcatcatgCATAGCGCCCACATGCCGTATCCTAGGTCTCTGCCTCCTTCATCCTAGGATTTCGGAAGCTTAGAACGAGCCAGTCTTCCTGTCAATCAGAGAAGTGTCCTAATATATAGCCAAGTGAAGTACATGAAACGAAAAGCTAGCTAGTACTTGCAGAAGTGGTCTTCCTTCACAAAATACTGTACTATATGCTACGCAAATCTGgtttgaaaacaaatggatAGTGAGAATAAGCAATGAAACATGAAACGAAGATTTTGGTTTGAATGATTCAGTAAGAATCAATGTCTTATTCTCAAAgtgttgaaattaatttcattgtttctttttttaagttaattgtttaaaaagaTTTTCGCACgtgtttaattgaattttttaatttttattataaaattacgATAAGATTAGTTACACGTAAAATATGATTTAAGTAATTAAAATGAACACgtgataaaatgaaaatttaaaactataGATcactgttaaaatttttatgaattaagAAAAGATTATAATAAAACTTACTTTATTTCTCCGcgttaattatattgacttcACAATGTTTATGTTTGATGTAATGAGGTTTAAATGAAATCATGCATACGTGACAACTTAAGCGATTGATCTTTCTTGATGACCAATCCGTTTGCGTACAAATACAGGCCGAGCATTGTCAATGACTTACGAATTATGACATCTATCCAACCAGTAGATGCATGATTCCCTTCCAAATATTGGCCAGGCTTAGCCTAGCTACCTATATATCCTCCCCTCATGTATGGATTCTATTGTGTTGCGATAAGGTGATTTGACTAGCCAAAAAGATAATGTTAAATTgaccatcatcatcatcatcatcatcctctTCCTAATCAAAAGAGGAAGAAGCCCAGACCAGAGCTTTAACGCCATTTTCATGGCCATTTTTCACACTGGGATAGAGCATGCAAGGATATTTCAAAGGATACAAGTAAAATGGCAGAAAGAGAGTAATCAGCATAACTTTTCAAAGGCCtataattaactttaataaaaattgaagCAAAGGGGTAAATGGCATTTCCAACTGTTAGTTCTATTGGGTGAGGCACACATTCGATCAGCAGAACATGCAATACGTACCCAGCCCCTTTCTTGACCTGGGAGGatctctcttttattttttcttttctcctcacAAATGTGCTCCAACAGTTCTACCAGTCAAAATGCCcataaagaaattcaaaaaaagagagagggagagagagagagagaacatCTCGATCAAATTGAGATGTTAAGCAGCTCTATGGGGGTAAGTATAATGCGTAGGCACAAAAGGAACATGTGGGGCTCTAGAAAATCAAGCATGATTGAACCAAGGCCCTACAGCCCCGTTCACATGCCCATTGCTGTGGATCCCTACGCCGTTGGGGATGAGGGAAGGTGGCAGCCCGACAGCCATCGGTGGCGGTGTTGTAGGGTATAACCCATGATTATGTGGGATGGTATGTGGACTTACAAGAGGACTGCCAGCAGGACTGCCTTTATGCTGCTGGAGGGCATGGATTTGCCTGAGCCCTTCCTCGTGAATCCTTGACAAAGTTTCCAACTCCTTCATGGACAGAGCTTCTAAACCAGCACCGTAGAGGGGGGCATGTCGTGACATTTCTTCTTGAAGTGAAGCCTCAAGGGTGTGAATATATTGCTGCAGAAGACAAGGcagaaatgagaaagaaacACTGACAAAAAAGCATTCAAATTTGACTTCCTAAGCTCACAACGTTCCGTGCGAGCCCCCAAAAATGATGATTCAGATGCAAACTAGACATCTGAAGGCAAAAGGGTTGAGGAAGAGCAAGATATGACAAGTTCAAAAATACCCAATCTCCTTCGCACTATGTCTACCCACTAAACAGTGGAAACCTCCTACAACTTCAAAATGAAAGATGatgataaaatataaaagacaGGAACTATGGTGAGGCAAAAACCTGGCAGGCCTGCAACTTGGATTCCATGCCATCGATATATGCTTCACACCTCGCAACCTGCTCTTCTTTTTCCCGCTTTTCACCTTCAGTTTGCCCAACTGTTTGTGTCAATCTGCGAACTTCATCTTCTAGCGATTGACGAATTTCTTCTCGAGTCACATTCTCTGTAGCATACCGTTTCAATTCTTCATCAAATCTTTTCCGTGCAGCTTCAGCACTCTTCAATCTTTCAGCAAGAGCATTCTTCTCCTTTACTACCCTCTGTCACATACAAAACGTGTCAGATAAAGCACCAAAATAGCAGTCAATCCAAAGCCAAAACAAGAGCAAAGAGATGTCACATTTTTCATCACAAGTACCTTCAACTCATCACGTTTCCGAGACTTCAACTGGGAGAGTTGTGTCTCTGCATCATGAAGACGATCTTGAAGTGCTTTCTTCTCAGCAGTGAGCTTTGCAATTTCATCATCCCTCTCTGAGCGATGCCACTCAAGTTGACTCTCAATATCCTGTATTTGTTCGAAAAATTCCTTCCTTTCCCGAGCAAATCGATCCATCTCAGCCTTCATTTCAGACtgtcattttataaaatgtgtTAATTTTAAGAACTTCCTTAAAAAATACAGATAGGAGAGCAGTTCCCCGGACTTTATCATTACTTTAAGACACATACCTTGAGTCGATTATTTGTGGCCTCGGATTCACTTAATTTCTGGGATAGAGTAGCTTTCTCCCTAACCATATTTGAAATTTCAGCCTTTCTCTCTTCCCCCATGTGGATAATTGCATCTTCACTGGCACATAACTGGTGCCAAAGAGCTGCCCGATCAACATTTGCAAGCTCAGCAACTTCCCGCATCATGCTTAGGACAGGTCTAACAACCTCTTGCTCCTCAGaaaccaaaataaccaaaatatccAAATCTAAGTCTCCTTCACGACTATTTTCTGTAGTACTGGTGGCACGATCAACAAGCCTCTTCAGCATCCTCCCTCGGTATGGCTCATCGACATACCACTTAAACAATATCGTATAAAGCATTTTCACAAAGCCCCTGACACGAAGGTCTCTAGAGAGTGCCAGTGTCTCAGCAAGACCCAGAACTGACGTGAAGTCATCCCGTTGAGCTCTAAGCTGCTCACTGGCTTCTCCCTCTACTGCAGCGTCCCCATGCTGAAAGCTTTCAGCAACATATCTAGCACTAAGATGCAATTTCTGAGCTAATCGCCTTTCCAAGACCATGGCTACACACTGAGCCACAATGGCTCCTCGAGCCACAGCTCTCTCAAACGTTTGAGAAGCTTCAACAGCAAGGCAAGGTATAGATAACATCTCAATGAGGACATAAATGTCAGAAAAATGACGACCAGCACAAAAAGCCTGCTCATCCACTACATGCAAGCTTTCAGAACTGGGTCCATTTTCACCAAACAAGAAGAATCCACAACCCATTGCCGAGCAATTTTCAACGAAATCATCATCACAATCAATATCTCTTAGTATGGTCTCAGCAACATCTCCCCAACTATTTACagttttacttaaaaaatcaAGAACACAAGGAGACACCTCTGGACCCAAACTTTTAAGCCTAACACGAACAGATCTGACCTACAGAAGAGAACAAAAACAGTTATGTATGCTTCAGGAAATTATGTCTATATGCAGAATACAACAATGAGAAGAGAAAGCAAATCATACTGCTTCTGGAAGATGTTGGCATTGGGATGCAGCTTTAAGGATGAAATCTATGGTTGCAATCAGAGGTTCATCATTTGAATCTGTCAAGAGCTCAAAAGATCGAAATAAGACACGCTCCCACACTTCGCTGCCGCATTCTAGTTGACTGAGAGCCCCAAATACCTGAAATAGAAGAATCATTGTAAAACCAATCAAAGATTaagaaattagttttatattataaaaaaaaaacatatttgaaAACTATAGTACATTCAAACTTGAGGCAATTGTCCTGGAAACTCCCTCATTCTCTTAAAATACAACCTAAAAACAAAGCCCACAAATACcatttaagtaaataaaaatccAGTCCTCTACAAAGACTATCTTACAGGTATCTGCAATGCAGGCTCTGCATCTGGCTTTTGAAGCCGTTCAAGAAGCGCATAAGCAGCAAGTGGATGCTCTGAATGCTCTACCAATTTAGGCACCAATGCAACTAGGTCAGGTTGGAGATGCTTAGGAGCTTTATCCAAAACCAGAGCAATCTTTTGTGCAGACTGAGGCCTCCGCCTTGGCTCAGGACAGCCTTGTGGAACAGCTCCGTCAAGGGCTCTCAATGAGTTCACAATCAACCCTAAAAGCTCCTCAGATTGCTCCGGCCACTTGGTCTGCAAACTCAATTTGTTCATGTAGTTAATACATGATGAGTAATCAAGTGAGTTcaacattatttatatatcataCCTTTGAGCGAAGTGAGGAATTTTCTGAATAACCCCCAGCAGAGGTTTCTGGTGGAGAAATAGGCTGTCCAGGAATAGCTATCAAAGAGACATTAATCCCATTCATATCTGAGCTCTGTACAGCAGATGCAGCGCTACCATCATCCACACAAGAATCCAGTCTTTCATACACAGGAAATTGAGCAGATTCTGCAGCTCCATTTTCCCGATCACAATCCAGTGGGCTAGCAGCTTCACTACCATCAGAAGAAGGTTTAGAATTTGCATCGGAAGAATCACCATGTGCACCTCCTTCTGAGGGTTGGCAACATTCAACCATTATATCCAAGAGTAGATCAATAATTGCCTGCTGCAAAACTTTGACCCCCATTAGCAAATTCATCAAACTCGGGGAAGATTCATCAGTCTTTGGAACCTTCTTTCCATCACCACTACCAGAGATCTTTGTTGGAAGCAGCAAACGTTTTACTTTGGCTGGGTCATCAAGGTAAACACGAAGCCCAGTCAGAAAACCAGTAATTGCTCCAGCATCCATCAGAAGTTTCTCTCGTAAAGTGACCTGTGGCTGTGATGGATTATCTCCATATGTCAAGTGAAATCCAGCTCGGGAAAGAAGATTTCTAAAGATATCTTCTTCGTCTCCACTTATTCCTTCACTATCTTCAGAATCAATGAGTTCATCAGGATCAGTTGTTAGAGCATCCTGATCATCCTCAGAAGCAAAAACCTGGCAAAAGTGAGAGGAAGACACATCAAAATTGATCTTAATTCATTAGAAATATATCAAGAAAACAAAGCCCATTCCACctaggaaagaaagagatattatAGATTAACTTATAATAGCTTTTACTAGTTCCTTCCTGTTTCCAAGAAAGTAATCAGCATGGGAACATAAATGAACATTGCATGCAATAGAGGGATGCAGAAGAATCTGGCTAAATATTTGGGTATGGATCAACTTCACACAACATTCAGGACAAGCCATAAACACTTTCATAGGGCATGCAGCgttaaaaatcttttctgtACCATAAGTCATCTGTAACAACTAGCAGATTACACATAAATAGAAAGCCCAAAGAGACTAACCTCTAAAtccaaaaacttaaaataaacaaaacttGCCTACAGTGAATAGTGAACAACATATAAGTGGAACAGATCTGAAAAAGACTAACCTCAAGGTCTGAAAACTCAAACCAAGGGCAGCAATCCAGTATTTcacaaacaaaaacaacagTGTCACGCACA from Theobroma cacao cultivar B97-61/B2 chromosome 9, Criollo_cocoa_genome_V2, whole genome shotgun sequence harbors:
- the LOC18587767 gene encoding ACT domain-containing protein ACR2 yields the protein MMKVCWPYFDPEFDNLPERIYGPPCRVCIDNESMEDCTVIKVDSVNKQGILLEVVQVLTNMNLTILKSYISSDAGWFMDVFHVKDEHGNKLKDQNVINYIQQALGTVRESENTVKAKACSNDVFNSEQPSEHTAIEMSGTDRPGLFSEISAALADLHCNVVEAHAWSHNARLACVAYISDQSTDTPIYDPHRLATIEDHLTTVLRATTTPIQSGFDTTSPQEVKTAEFVEGTNMADVERRLHQLMLSVGDFDGPPFEPMSTSPPPPGSDGDEEGRKTVVSIENCHEKWYSIVSIECKDRPRLMFDTVCTLIDMEYVIFHASITSREGRSFQEYFIRHVDGYALSTEGEKDRVIKCLEAAIERRVCEGVRVELSAENRVGLLSDITRLLRENGLTVVRADVETQGEKAVNAFYVRDISGNEVDVDMDFVESVKKEMDVIDLEVKNDTIRRPRASSSSSPRPSPGLFSLGDVLKSQIERFSHNFIPIK
- the LOC18587766 gene encoding probable glycosyltransferase At5g25310, whose translation is MESCYRYSVAVFSWLCVFSILVVFFISAQFNSFVSFSASKLESPEPKLELQKIVSTPGQIRAVSFSESTDHQHINRPRNTTVIFQRKRKKPSREQVLEQGLARARASIRSAATARNVTVTFENDDDVPVGDVYRNPSAFYDSYVEMERRFKVYVYTEGELPIVHDGPCKEIYTIEGRFIHEMEHGAKRFRTNDPGHAHVYFMPFSVTWMVKYIYKPLSYNVSPLKQFVSDYVKVVSTKYPFWNRTHGADHFMLACHDWGPHASQGNSHLYTNSIRVLCNANTSEGFNPQKDVSLPEIHLNGGFLSPKLLHPPLPNASRPHLSFFAGGLHGPIRPFLLQHWKGRDDEMQVFEYLPKDKDYYSYMLQSKFCLCPSGYEVASPRIVEAIYSECVPVILSEHYVLPFSDVLRWEAFSVQVETTVIPRLKEILLGIPEEKYRKLQEGVRAVRRHFMLNQPSKRFDMFHMILHSIWLRRINARLG